The proteins below come from a single Halobacillus salinarum genomic window:
- a CDS encoding DUF421 domain-containing protein, which yields METTQLLIRLLLSFIVLLTLTRMMGRKEISQMTFFNFVSAISIGTIGGSLITDRSLTIFNGVLALVGWSLFTVIMGWVDIKSRPARKFITGEPIVLIKNGVLNEKALRKTRLDLDSLRVLLRREKVFSVSDVDYAIFETNGKLSVLKKINKQPAAKEDIQTSLSPEPTPPPPPLDTAIISDGKVLLDNLDLFNLDVNWLKQQLNSHNIESPKQVFYAELEGNGNLYISKKA from the coding sequence ATGGAAACGACCCAGCTGCTGATTCGGCTGCTGCTTTCCTTTATTGTGCTTTTAACTTTGACGAGAATGATGGGAAGAAAAGAAATCAGCCAAATGACATTCTTTAATTTTGTATCAGCGATTTCCATTGGAACGATCGGGGGCTCCTTGATCACCGACAGGAGCTTAACGATTTTTAATGGGGTGCTTGCTCTTGTTGGCTGGTCCTTGTTTACGGTGATTATGGGATGGGTGGATATTAAGTCGAGGCCAGCACGGAAATTTATAACCGGCGAACCGATTGTCTTAATTAAGAACGGTGTATTGAATGAAAAAGCACTGCGGAAAACCCGGCTCGATCTTGATTCTCTTCGGGTACTGCTAAGAAGGGAAAAAGTATTTTCTGTTTCTGATGTGGATTATGCTATTTTCGAAACGAATGGCAAGCTGTCTGTATTAAAAAAGATTAATAAACAGCCGGCCGCCAAGGAAGACATTCAAACCTCCCTTTCGCCCGAACCGACACCGCCTCCGCCTCCGCTGGATACGGCCATTATATCCGATGGGAAAGTGCTGCTTGACAATTTAGATCTGTTTAATCTTGATGTGAATTGGTTGAAACAGCAGTTGAACAGTCACAACATTGAGTCGCCAAAGCAGGTGTTTTATGCGGAGCTCGAAGGCAACGGGAATCTTTACATTAGCAAAAAGGCTTAA